A region from the Triticum urartu cultivar G1812 chromosome 1, Tu2.1, whole genome shotgun sequence genome encodes:
- the LOC125537161 gene encoding 2-oxoglutarate-dependent dioxygenase 11-like has translation MDGIGDEVVLTRAEITDAAAATFADSTVIPDRYARPDEVRDGVVVGDDESYELPLVDMARLLDSESSEAETAKLGSACRDWGFFQLTNHGVDESVVQDMKDSTMQFFRLPLDKKKAVATRAGGLEGFGHHFAGASCAKLDWAESLILLTQQKEQRSMEFWPADPARLRPSLDRYSLEMSRLTSRLLGFMASDLGVEREALAGAFRGKRQSVALHHYPPCRHPDKVLGITPHHDGLGLTLLLHVNDTPGLQVRRGGRWFPLDPLPGALVVNVGDILQVLTNGRYRSAEHRVLADAGRGRATVVVFQDTCVAGTVRPLPGLGEARYRAIEYVEYLKGNYRGLAEGTRFVDSLEISVA, from the exons ATGGATGGCATCGGCGACGAGGTCGTCCTCACCAGGGC CGAGATCACGGACGCCGCGGCGGCCACGTTCGCGGACTCCACCGTGATCCCCGACAGGTACGCCCGGCCGGACGAGGTGAGGGACGGGGTCGTGGTGGGCGACGACGAGAGCTACGAGCTGCCGCTCGTAGACATGGCGAGGCTGCTCGACTCGGAGTCCTCGGAGGCGGAGACCGCCAAGCTTGGCTCCGCGTGCCGAGACTGGGGCTTCTTCCAG CTAACAAACCACGGAGTCGACGAATCAGTTGTGCAAGACATGAAAGATAGCACCATGCAGTTCTTCCGCTTGCCGCTGGACAAGAAGAAAGCAGTGGCCACCCGGGCCGGCGGCTTGGAAGGGTTCGGGCACCACTTCGCCGGAGCATCCTGCGCCAAGCTGGACTGGGCAGAGAGCCTAATCCTCCTCACGCAACAAAAGGAGCAGAGGAGCATGGAGTTCTGGCCGGCCGATCCGGCGAGACTCAGGCCCTCACTGGACAGGTACTCGCTCGAGATGTCGCGCCTCACGAGCCGCCTCCTGGGGTTCATGGCGAGCGACCTCGGGGTGGAGCGGGAGGCGCTGGCCGGGGCCTTCCGGGGCAAGAGGCAGAGCGTGGCCCTGCACCACTACCCTCCGTGCCGGCACCCGGACAAGGTGCTGGGCATCACGCCGCACCACGACGGCCTCGGCCTGACGCTGCTGCTGCACGTGAACGACACCCCCGGCCTGCAGGTGAGGAGGGGCGGCAGGTGGTTCCCGCTGGACCCGCTGCCGGGCGCCCTCGTCGTCAACGTCGGCGACATCCTCCAGGTCCTGACCAACGGCAGGTACAGGAGCGCCGAGCACAGGGTGCTGGCGGACGCCGGGAGAGGGCGGGCGACCGTGGTGGTGTTCCAGGACACGTGCGTTGCCGGGACGGTGAGGCCGCTCCCGGGGCTCGGCGAGGCCAGGTACAGGGCGATCGAGTACGTTGAGTATCTCAAGGGGAATTACAGGGGGCTGGCTGAAGGGACCAGGTTCGTGGATAGCCTCGAGATCAGTGTGGCGTAG